In a genomic window of Nostoc sp. UHCC 0870:
- a CDS encoding phosphoribulokinase, protein MTSKPERVVLIGVAGDSGCGKSTFLRRLIDLFGEEFMTVICLDDYHCLDRKQRKETGITALDPRANNFDLMYEQIKALKEGQEINKPIYNHETGLIDPPEIVKPNHIVVVEGLHPLYDERVRSLLDFSVYFDISDEVKIAWKIQRDMAERGHRYEDVLAAINSRKPDFQKYIEPQREFADVVLQVLPTNLIKNDTERKVLRVRMLQREGKEGFEPCYLFDEGSTIQWTPCGRKLTCSYPGMQMYYGSDVYYGRYVSVLEVDGQFDNLEEVIYIENHLSNTSTKYAGEMTHLLLQHREYPGSNNGTGLFQVLTGLKMRSAYERLTAKEAKLAVQV, encoded by the coding sequence ATGACAAGTAAGCCGGAACGCGTGGTACTAATCGGAGTAGCCGGAGACTCCGGATGCGGAAAATCTACGTTTTTGCGTCGTTTGATAGATTTGTTTGGTGAAGAGTTTATGACAGTTATCTGTTTAGATGACTATCATTGTTTGGATCGCAAACAACGTAAAGAAACTGGCATCACGGCACTTGACCCCAGGGCTAACAACTTTGACTTAATGTATGAGCAAATCAAGGCTCTCAAAGAAGGTCAAGAGATTAATAAGCCGATTTACAACCACGAAACCGGCCTGATCGATCCGCCCGAAATCGTCAAGCCAAATCATATTGTAGTGGTTGAGGGTCTACATCCTCTGTATGATGAACGGGTGCGATCGCTGCTTGATTTTAGCGTTTACTTCGACATCAGCGACGAAGTGAAAATCGCCTGGAAAATCCAGCGTGATATGGCAGAAAGAGGCCACCGCTATGAAGATGTCTTAGCCGCTATCAACTCCCGCAAACCCGACTTCCAAAAATATATCGAACCACAAAGAGAATTTGCGGATGTGGTTCTGCAAGTATTACCCACCAACCTAATTAAAAACGACACCGAGCGCAAAGTGCTGCGGGTGCGGATGCTACAACGGGAAGGGAAGGAAGGCTTTGAGCCATGTTACCTCTTTGATGAAGGCTCAACCATCCAGTGGACTCCTTGCGGACGGAAGCTAACCTGTTCTTACCCAGGTATGCAAATGTACTACGGTTCTGATGTTTACTACGGTCGTTATGTCTCGGTTCTAGAAGTAGACGGACAATTTGACAACCTAGAAGAAGTTATTTACATCGAAAACCACCTAAGTAACACATCCACCAAATACGCAGGTGAAATGACTCACTTGTTATTACAACACCGTGAGTATCCAGGTTCTAACAACGGTACTGGCTTATTCCAAGTGTTAACAGGTTTGAAAATGCGTTCTGCTTACGAGCGTTTAACAGCAAAAGAAGCCAAGCTAGCAGTTCAAGTTTAA